The Actinopolyspora erythraea genome has a segment encoding these proteins:
- a CDS encoding zinc-dependent alcohol dehydrogenase family protein, translating to MRATVIHGAGDVRVEDVADPVLSEPTDAIVRVSLTCICGSDLWPYRSMERDGAGSRIGHEFVGVVEETGSEVNGLRPGDLVVSPFTWSDGECAYCRERLHTSCVNGGLWGSSGSDGAQGEAVRVPYAEGTLVRLPVEPDSDLLPALLTLADVLPTGHHAAVSAGVCPGGTATVVGDGAVGLCGVLAAKRLGAERIIVMGRHTDRTDLAVEFGATDVVPERGEEAVERIRELTGGEGTRSVLECVGTGDSLRTALRVAREGGRVGYVGVPQDGDGVDVREMFARNVGIAGGVCPARAYIPELLPDVLYGKLDPGRVFDRRTGLDGVPEGYREMAERQALKVLVDPS from the coding sequence ATGCGCGCCACCGTCATACACGGTGCGGGCGACGTCCGGGTGGAGGACGTCGCGGACCCGGTGCTGTCCGAGCCCACCGACGCGATCGTGCGGGTGAGCCTGACCTGCATCTGCGGTAGCGACCTCTGGCCCTACAGGAGTATGGAGCGGGACGGCGCGGGCAGTCGCATCGGCCACGAGTTCGTCGGTGTCGTCGAGGAGACCGGTTCCGAGGTGAACGGGCTGCGGCCGGGCGATCTGGTGGTGTCGCCGTTCACCTGGTCCGACGGTGAGTGCGCCTACTGCAGGGAGCGGCTGCATACCTCCTGCGTCAACGGCGGCCTGTGGGGCTCGTCCGGTTCGGACGGAGCCCAGGGCGAGGCGGTGCGGGTGCCCTACGCCGAGGGCACCCTGGTCCGGCTGCCGGTGGAGCCGGACAGCGACCTGCTCCCCGCCCTGCTCACCCTCGCCGACGTGCTTCCCACCGGCCACCACGCCGCCGTCTCCGCCGGTGTGTGCCCCGGCGGCACCGCCACCGTCGTCGGCGACGGCGCTGTCGGGCTGTGCGGGGTGCTCGCGGCCAAGCGGCTCGGCGCGGAGCGGATCATCGTCATGGGCAGGCACACCGATCGCACGGATCTCGCCGTCGAGTTCGGCGCCACGGACGTGGTCCCCGAACGGGGTGAGGAGGCCGTGGAGCGGATCCGCGAGCTGACCGGCGGTGAGGGCACGCGGTCGGTGCTGGAGTGCGTCGGCACCGGTGACTCGCTGCGGACCGCGCTGCGGGTGGCCCGGGAAGGCGGTCGGGTCGGTTACGTCGGTGTCCCGCAGGACGGCGACGGTGTGGACGTGCGCGAGATGTTCGCGCGCAACGTCGGCATCGCGGGCGGAGTGTGCCCCGCCCGGGCCTACATCCCCGAGCTGCTGCCCGACGTGCTCTACGGCAAGCTCGATCCGGGGCGGGTGTTCGACCGGCGGACCGGTTTGGACGGTGTGCCCGAGGGGTATCGCGAGATGGCCGAGCGGCAGGCGCTCAAAGTGCTCGTCGATCCGAGCTGA
- a CDS encoding acyl-CoA dehydrogenase, whose product MGHYKSNIRDLEFNLFELFEVQNRLGKGAFEQADEDSARGVLTELNTLATGPLAESFEEGDRNPAQFDPKTSSVTLPESFKKSYQQVMDGEWWRLSLPDELGGYGIPPSVQWAAAELMLGSNPAIFMYMAGPSFATILWENGTEQQRRWAELMIDRGWGATMVLTEPDAGSDVGAGRTKAVKQEDGSWHLEGVKRFITSGDQDMTENIMHLVLARPEGPDVEPKPGTKGLSLFLVPKYHFDGSTGEPGERNGAFVTNVEHKMGLNASATCELTFGQHGTPAKGWLLGEVHDGIAQMFQVIEYARMMVGTKAIGTLSTGYLNALEYAKERVQSADMPRAADKTAPRVTITHHPDVRRILMLQKAYAEGLRAVYCYASDYQDRISQAKTNGEDASLFEQVNDLLLPIVKGVGSERAYEMLTLSLQTLGGSGYLQDYPIEQYIRDAKIDSLYEGTTAIQAQDFFFRKIVKNNGQAIGHVASEIQRTLNASEADERLKEERELLGRALDDAQGMLGALFGFATSAQEDVNEIYKVGQQAVTLLMSMGDVLIGWLLLRQAEIALRALDNGATGREASFYNGKVAVVRFFAKNVLPELSSRRKVVENTDNSLMEVDEAAF is encoded by the coding sequence ATGGGCCACTACAAGAGCAATATCCGCGACCTCGAGTTCAACCTCTTCGAGCTGTTCGAAGTGCAGAATCGGCTGGGCAAGGGCGCGTTCGAACAGGCCGACGAGGACTCGGCCCGGGGCGTGCTCACCGAGCTGAACACCCTCGCGACCGGCCCGCTGGCCGAATCCTTCGAGGAGGGCGACCGCAACCCGGCCCAGTTCGACCCGAAGACCAGCTCGGTCACGCTGCCCGAGAGCTTCAAGAAGTCCTACCAGCAGGTCATGGACGGCGAGTGGTGGCGGCTGAGCCTGCCCGACGAGCTGGGCGGCTACGGCATCCCGCCGTCGGTGCAGTGGGCCGCCGCGGAGCTGATGCTGGGCTCCAACCCCGCGATCTTCATGTACATGGCCGGGCCGAGCTTCGCCACCATCCTGTGGGAGAACGGCACCGAGCAGCAACGGCGCTGGGCCGAGCTGATGATCGACCGCGGCTGGGGCGCGACGATGGTGCTGACCGAGCCCGACGCGGGTTCCGACGTCGGCGCGGGCCGCACCAAGGCCGTCAAGCAGGAGGACGGCAGCTGGCACCTCGAAGGCGTCAAGCGGTTCATCACCTCGGGTGACCAGGACATGACCGAGAACATCATGCACCTGGTACTGGCCCGCCCCGAGGGACCCGACGTGGAGCCCAAGCCGGGCACCAAGGGACTGAGCCTGTTCCTCGTGCCGAAGTACCACTTCGACGGCAGCACCGGTGAGCCCGGCGAGCGCAACGGCGCCTTCGTCACCAACGTCGAGCACAAGATGGGCCTCAACGCCTCGGCCACCTGCGAACTCACCTTCGGCCAGCACGGCACACCGGCCAAGGGCTGGCTGCTCGGCGAGGTGCACGACGGCATCGCGCAGATGTTCCAGGTCATCGAGTACGCCCGGATGATGGTCGGCACCAAGGCCATCGGCACCCTGTCCACCGGCTACCTCAACGCGCTGGAGTACGCCAAGGAGCGGGTGCAGAGCGCCGACATGCCGCGCGCGGCCGACAAGACCGCGCCCCGCGTCACGATCACGCACCACCCGGACGTGCGGCGCATCCTGATGCTGCAGAAGGCCTACGCGGAAGGGCTGCGCGCCGTCTACTGCTACGCCTCCGACTACCAGGACCGCATCTCGCAGGCCAAGACGAACGGCGAGGACGCCAGCCTGTTCGAGCAGGTCAACGACCTGCTGCTGCCGATCGTCAAGGGCGTCGGCTCCGAGCGCGCCTACGAGATGCTCACGCTGTCGCTGCAGACCCTGGGTGGCTCGGGCTACCTGCAGGACTACCCGATCGAGCAGTACATCCGGGACGCCAAGATCGACAGCCTCTACGAGGGCACCACCGCGATCCAGGCGCAGGACTTCTTCTTCCGCAAGATCGTGAAGAACAACGGCCAGGCGATCGGCCACGTGGCGAGCGAGATCCAGCGGACCCTGAACGCCTCCGAGGCCGACGAGCGGCTCAAGGAGGAGCGGGAGCTGCTCGGCCGGGCGCTGGACGACGCGCAGGGCATGCTCGGAGCGCTGTTCGGCTTCGCCACCTCCGCCCAGGAGGACGTCAACGAGATCTACAAGGTCGGGCAGCAGGCCGTGACCCTGCTGATGAGCATGGGCGACGTGCTGATCGGCTGGCTGCTGCTGCGTCAGGCCGAGATCGCGCTGCGCGCGCTGGACAACGGCGCCACCGGCCGGGAGGCCTCGTTCTACAACGGCAAGGTCGCCGTCGTGCGGTTCTTCGCCAAGAACGTGCTGCCCGAGCTCTCCTCCCGGCGCAAGGTCGTGGAGAACACGGACAACTCGCTGATGGAGGTCGACGAGGCCGCGTTCTGA
- a CDS encoding daunorubicin resistance protein DrrA family ABC transporter ATP-binding protein yields the protein MTSTAAISAESLVKTFGSNRALDGVELRAQRGRVLGLLGPNGAGKTTAVRILTTLLRPDSGSVSVAGHDVLTEPDAVRRSIGVSGQYAAVDENLTGRENLYMVGRLYGMSRAAARERAGQLLDGFRLLEAGDRVAKGYSGGMRRRLDLAGALVARPPVVMLDEPTTGLDPRGRMDTWQLIAELVDDGTTVLLTTQYLEEADALADTIAVIDHGRVIANGTSDELKARVGGERLELVVDERDELETASEVLARVGSGVPRTDARTRRVQVAVSDGSRALVEAVRGLDALGIEVHDVGLHRPTLDDAFLSLTGKHAEPPDNGRNGEDLQEPEGPTAESAGRGGRQ from the coding sequence ATGACCTCCACTGCGGCGATCAGTGCCGAATCGCTGGTGAAGACCTTCGGGTCCAACCGCGCGCTGGACGGCGTCGAGCTCAGGGCCCAGCGGGGGAGGGTGCTCGGACTGCTGGGGCCGAACGGCGCGGGGAAGACCACCGCCGTGCGCATCCTGACCACCCTGCTGCGGCCCGATTCCGGCAGCGTGTCCGTGGCCGGCCACGACGTGCTGACCGAACCCGACGCGGTTCGGCGCTCCATCGGGGTCTCCGGACAGTACGCGGCGGTGGACGAGAACCTCACCGGCCGGGAGAACCTCTACATGGTCGGCAGACTCTACGGCATGAGCCGCGCGGCCGCGCGTGAGCGCGCCGGGCAACTGCTGGACGGCTTCCGGCTGCTGGAAGCGGGCGACCGGGTCGCCAAGGGGTACTCGGGCGGGATGCGCAGACGCCTCGACCTGGCCGGGGCGCTGGTGGCCAGGCCGCCGGTGGTGATGCTCGACGAACCGACCACCGGGCTCGACCCGCGGGGACGGATGGACACCTGGCAGCTCATCGCCGAGCTGGTGGACGACGGAACCACCGTGCTGCTGACCACCCAGTACCTGGAGGAGGCCGACGCGCTCGCCGACACCATCGCGGTCATCGACCACGGCAGGGTGATCGCCAACGGCACCTCGGACGAGCTGAAGGCGCGGGTCGGCGGGGAGCGGCTGGAGCTGGTGGTCGACGAGCGGGACGAGCTGGAAACCGCCTCCGAGGTGCTCGCCCGGGTGGGGAGCGGCGTCCCGAGGACCGACGCGCGGACCCGCCGGGTGCAGGTGGCCGTCAGCGACGGGTCCAGAGCACTGGTCGAGGCGGTGCGCGGACTCGACGCGCTGGGGATCGAGGTGCACGACGTCGGACTGCACCGCCCCACCCTCGACGACGCGTTCCTCAGCCTCACCGGCAAGCACGCCGAACCACCCGACAACGGCCGGAACGGGGAGGATCTCCAGGAACCGGAGGGCCCCACCGCCGAGAGCGCCGGACGAGGAGGCCGACAGTGA